In the Anastrepha obliqua isolate idAnaObli1 chromosome 1, idAnaObli1_1.0, whole genome shotgun sequence genome, one interval contains:
- the LOC129250960 gene encoding uncharacterized protein LOC129250960, whose protein sequence is MHPKITTIQQIITYKDKKKKMYNTSPLTQYNHYKHRCRIKNAKKLIDNSAPALHLTNINNAKNNYTDLASLFQVMHSNTEMLKYFGRMYMLGRKNSWNDSHDAQWRYSRLAFMQRSVKAIAKENKHIARRVLSARRVVNTNLKRSSLSYADFRAPREILSKYSTKLILPPRCWEQRLLLRPIVYFELEVPGLYYIGRFTVQLYTEAFPQAVLAFVRICKYQKLNKLKLIRTFPKLWSEFELSMDQADAAFAKSSPIEYDRRALGQNFKPGILSFSLKHIETLQKGILSFALSFRPLSVEMTNRVAFGVLIAGMRGLQLLENNSTKNGKPIKDVITTAMGIKTPI, encoded by the coding sequence ATGCATCCAAAAATCACCACCATTCAGCAAATCATCACCTACAAAGATAAGAAGAAAAAGATGTACAACACCTCGCCTCTCACCCAATATAACCACTATAAGCATCGCTGTCGTATCAAGAATGCCAAAAAGTTGATTGACAATTCAGCACCGGCGTTACATTTAACAAACATaaacaatgcaaaaaataactATACGGACTTGGCGTCCCTTTTCCAGGTCATGCATTCGAACACTGAAATGCTGAAATATTTCGGGCGCATGTATATGTTGGGACGAAAGAATTCATGGAATGACTCGCATGATGCGCAGTGGCGCTATTCAAGACTCGCTTTCATGCAGAGGTCAGTGAAAGCCATTGCCAAAGAAAACAAACACATTGCACGGCGTGTGTTGAGTGCGCGTAGAGTCgtaaatacaaatttgaaaCGATCATCGCTGAGTTATGCGGATTTTAGGGCGCCAAGAGAGATTTTATCAAAGTACAGTACCAAATTAATATTACCGCCCAGATGCTGGGAGCAACGTTTACTTTTACGACCAATAGTATACTTTGAGTTGGAAGTTCCGGGTCTATATTATATTGGTCGCTTCACCGTTCAACTCTACACGGAAGCATTTCCCCAGGCAGTATTGGCATTTGTGCGTATTTGCAAGTATCAGAAGTTGAACAAACTTAAGCTCATACGCACCTTTCCCAAGCTGTGGTCGGAATTTGAACTGAGTATGGATCAGGCGGACGCCGCCTTTGCTAAATCGTCACCAATCGAATATGATAGGCGTGCGCTTGGTCAAAACTTCAAACCGGGTATACTGTCGTTCTCTTTGAAACATATCGAAACACTTCAAAAGGGTATCTTAAGTTTTGCGCTGAGTTTTAGGCCATTATCGGTAGAGATGACCAATCGCGTGGCGTTCGGCGTTTTGATTGCGGGCATGCGTGGACTCCAATTGCTGGAGAATAATAGCACTAAGAATGGCAAACCAATTAAGGATGTGATCACAACAGCGATGGGTATAAAAACACCGATTTAG